In the Commensalibacter melissae genome, GCCACTTCATATCCCATCCTCCTCCCAATGCAATAATTAGTTTTACAGATGCCTGCATCAATTTTATCTTGCTTCGGACTTCAGCCAATTGGGCGGCTAATGCGGCATTCTGGGCTGTAACAACGTCTAGATAAGTGGTTAATCCTCCTGTATATAATGACATTGCCATTCCCTGTGTCCGTAAGGCCGCTTCAGAGGCCTCCTTATTTTGTTCTAATTCCAGCCGCATCTTTTGCGTTAAGGTAAGATTATCCTCAACCTCGCGAAACGCATCCAAAACAGTGGAGCGATATTGATCCCGTGTTTGTCGGTAGACTGACCAGCCCTTTTGTAAACTTGCCCGACGTAATCCCCCCTGAAACAAGGGTAAAGCCCCCTGAATTGCCGCAGACCACATGCTGTTGGCCATATTTGCCAAGCCAAATCCCTTGTCCTGAAAACCACTTGCCGCGTTAATCGTGATATCAGGATAAAATGCAGCTTTTGATATGCCTATATGGCGATTGGCAGCGGCCATCTGTCGCTCAGCACTGGCTATATCAGGTCGACGTTGTAATAGAGATGATGGAAATTCCACCGGTATATTCGGTATATAATCATTTAGATTTGTTTTTACCGATTTTATATGAAAATCTGCGGGGAATTGATTAACCAAAACAGCGATCGCATGTTCGGTCAAATCCCGTCTGGCCTGTATCTCTGTTTGTTGTGCCTTTGTAATTGCCAATTGATTTTCGGCACGTGAAACGTCTATCCCAGCCGAAATGGCACCTGCCTGACGCATACGCGTGATATCAACCGCAGCTTCATAATATTGTATGGATTGGCTTAAAACCTCATTCTGAGCATCATACCCACGTAAAAGCATATAACTGCCTGCCAGATCCCCTTCCAGAGATAGTTTTGCAGATTCATAATCAGCAGCTTTCGCTTGAACCAGGTTTCTTTGCATCCTTATTTCATTTCTAATTTTACCCCATAAGTCTGCTTCCCATAAAACAGAAGCCTGATATTGAATATTTGTTTCTTCAATTGGAGCATGACTGGTTTTACTTCGGAATAACCGGTGATGGGATTGTTTATATCTTCCACCACCAGCTTCAAGATTTAATTGTGGGTACAAATTCGATCTAACCTCTCCAAGAACAGCGCGACTTTGCATATAGGTTTCTGCTGCCGCTTGCAAATCAGGATTATTTTTTTCCAGATCGCTTTCCAGTTGATTTAACACAGGATCATGGAATATCTCCCACCATGCACCTTTAGGAATCTGATCCTCAGGTTGAGCAATATGAAAAGGGGCTGTTCCATGCCAATTTTCAGGCAGAACATAATGAACAGGTTTGTAATGCGGGGCTAAATCACATCCATTCAGAAAAACAAGACATGCCATTAACAAATAACCATATGGTATATTGGCTTTATCTGCCTTCTTATTCCACATTGGATTCAGCCGCATTTTTCTTGAACGAATCATTATCATATTTTTTTGTTACAGATTCGCTATTTTGAAAATTATCGTTATATCCTGGTGTGCTATCTACAATTTTAACCTGTTGCCCATTTAATAACCCAGCTGATGGATTATTCACAATCCAATCCGTTTTTTTTATCCCTGCCAATACCTGAATTGATTTACCAAGATTATTTCCTAATTTTACCTTCTGCATCCGAACCCGATGATCATTCCCGACAACGGCAACTTGCATACCCTCACTACGAAAAATTAAAGCCTGTTCTGGAATGATCAAAATATCTGGATCTGCTGGGGTTATAAAATGAACCTGTACAAAAGTTCCGGGCCATAATATATGAGAGGCGTTTTCAACGGTCAATTCAGTTGTCACTGTACGGCTGGCCATATTAAACGCCCTTGCAGATGTCAAAAAATCCGCCTGAAAGGTTTTTCCTGGATATTGAATTGTTGTCAATTCAGCCTTTAACCCTTTTTTCAGGATTGATGCATAATCCTGCGGCACATCTACAAAAATACGGAGTTTATGAATATCAGAAACCGTAAACAACTCGGTAGCCTTACCTTGACGGCTTAAATCTCCATTATTATTCACAAAATCCCCTACATCCGTTAATCGCGATGTAACAACGCCACTAAAGGGAGACTTGATTTTTTTGAATGCCTGTAAAGCCTCATACCGGGCCACTTCATGGCCCGCTGCATCCACTTCAGCCTTTTGAACTTTAGCATTGGCGACCTGAACATCAACCTCCTGCTGAGATACCGCTCTGGTTCCTGACAAGGCCTGCCAACGTTTTGCCGTAACTGCCGCCAATTGGTAGCGTGTCTGGGCAACTTTCAAATTTGCTTTTGCAGCCTCATACTGCGCGTCCAGACCAGGAGTATCAATTGTTGCCAGTAATTCACCCGCTTTTACAGTCGCACCATAATCCTTATACCAATGTTGGACATATCCTGATACCTGTGCATAGATTGGCGCCTGATACCATGCCGATACATCTCCAGGCAAAGTAAGACTTCTTATCGCTGGACCTTTTTGTGGCTGGATACATTGAACAATGGGAAATGAATCTTTCCTGGCCTGTTCTGTCAGTTTGACAACATCGTGCTGTCGCTCAACAATTCCAAAAATTGCGTAAATACAAGCGCAAATTCCAATCATTAAAAAAATAGCCTTGGTTTTTTTTGAAAAGTTGGACATCCACTATTCCTTTATCCGGCCATGACGGTTATAAACCAATGCAAACACACATGGAACAAACAACAAGGTTGCAAATGTAGCCAGAGTTAGCCCCCCCATAACGGCTTTACCTAAAGGGGCATTTTGTGTGTTACTGAATGACATCGGTATCATGCCAATTATCATTGCCGAAGCCGTCATTAAAACAGGCCTGATACGACCATATCCGGCCTCAACTGCGGCTTTTACCGCATCTCCATGCTCAGCAAGCCGTTCCCGAGCGAAAGAAACAACAAGAATGGAATTAGCAGTGGCCGTTCCCATGCACATAATTGCCCCTGTCAACGCGGGAACAGACAATGCATTATGACTGATAAACAAACTCCAAGAAATCCCTGCCAGGGCACCCGGCAATGCAGTGATGATAATAAATGGATCTAGCCAGGATTGAAAATTGACAACGATAATCAGATAGACAAACAATATAGATAATGCCAATCCTCCCAGTAATTGCATATAAGCATTATACATTGTTGTAGCCTGCCCCCGAATGGCTATTGTAGAGCCACGGGGTATTGTCGCCTTTTCCCTTTTGATAACTTTTTTGATATCCCTGCTGACAGCCCCCAGATCTCGCCCTTCATTACTAGCATAAATCTCAAATACGGGCATGATATTGTAATGGGATATTTCACCACCTGATCCTGTATGATCAATACGGCTCAAGGATCCCAAAATCTGCGACTTGATTTTCTTTTCCCCTCTTTCGGAACCATTGACAGGAATGGTTTCCAGATCATTCATATTCTGTAAATCAGATTGTGGGGTTTGAATATTCACCAAATGAGACACCCCTGTCTTGATATCCAGCCAATAAGTGGGTGCGACCTGTCCGCTTCCCGATAAGGTTGCAAGAGCATTATTTGCAATATCCGCCTCAGTTAATCCTGTACTAAGAGCAAAATCACGACGGGTATTAATCATCAGGGTTGGTGTAGAAACCGTTTGTTGAACCCTTACATCCGCAATACCAGGAATACGCTTTAATTTTGCGGCAATATGTTTTGCATACTCATAGTTACCTGCCAAGTTTCGACCTATGATCTGCACATTGATCGGGGCAGGTAAACCAAAATTTAAAATTTTGGCGGTGATATCACCCGGCGTGAAGGCAAAGTCTGTTCCTGGAAATTTTTTTCTTAATCCATGTCTGAGAATCTGGCGATATGCTGCAACAGGAGATTCAGAATTCCTTAATGAGATTGTCATGTCACAATCCTGTGACCCTATTGTCGGAGTTGCAACATAAGCCTGGTTGATACTGCTAAAGGGCAAACCACAATTATTGACAATTTCATAAACTTGCCCAGGTAACAAATCACTGATTTCTGAATTGACTAGATAAGAAATTTTACCTGTTTCCTCAATTCTTGAACCCAGAGGAGCACGCATGTGTAAATCTAGTTCACCAGATTTAATTTCTGGAAAGAAATCCTGTCCGACAAAAAATAATAAACCTACAGACAAAAAAGAAAAACTTAAAAAAATTAGGATAAATTTTTTCTTAACAAAAAGAATTTTATGCAAAAAAATCCGATAGTATCTTCTAAATTTCTCAAATCCCTGATCAAAATCATGCTGGAATCGTGCGAAAAAAGTTTCTTTTTTTTTATTGACGCCATGATTTTCCACTTGTCCACGCAACAGATAATAAGCCATGGTGGGAACAAAAGTTCTGGATAAAATAAAGGATGCTATCATTGCAAAAATGATCGCTTCAGCCATAGGCATGAATAACCATCCTCCCACCCCGGTCAGTTGGAACAACGGAAACCAGACGACACAAATACAGAGCGTTGAAACAAAAGTTGGAATCACAATTTGATTGGCCGCATCCACAATTGCATCATACAAGGGTTTACCCATTTCAAGATGCGTGTCAATATTCTCAATCATGACGGTGGCATCATCCACCAAAATCCCGACAGCCAGAGCCAGACCTCCCAATGTCATGACATTGATTGTCTGATGCATTGCCTCTAGACCAATCAGGGCGGATAAAATCGCCAAGGGGATGGAGGTTGCTATAATCAGGGTTGATCGCCATGAACCCAGAAATAGAATTACCACAATACTGGTCAGAAATGCAGCCGTGACCATTTCCCTTACAACATCATGAACGGAATCCTTAACAAAAACTGAGGCATCTGATAGAATGCTAACATCAACCCCTGGTGGCAGTGTCTTTTGCACTTGTGGCAATAACCTTTTGATACCAGCCACTACCTGAAGGGTGGAAATATCCCCTGTTTTCATAACGACCATCAAAATTGCCTTGTGCCCCTTCACCAAGACAAGATTGGTTTGCGGCGGGCCACCTCGATGTACCCAGGCAACGTCCCTTAAAAAAACCGTTGCATTGCCGACTTTTTTAATTGGAATATTGTTAAATTCGTCAACAGCTCTGGGACTGGCATTGGTTTGAACCATAAAATCAATGGAACCGACTTTCTGGTCTCCAGCTGGCAAGACAATATTTTGCTTGCCAAGGGCATTACCTACATCCGTTGCCGTTAACCCGTAAGCCAGTAAGCGAGCTTGATTCAAATCAACTTGAACATAATTGGAAACACCTCCATAAGGTGAGGGTAATGCCGCCCCCGCAACAGAAATCAAGGCCGGTCGTATCAGATTAGATGCCATATCATAAAGCTGGGACCCGGTAATAGTTTTGGATGAGACCTTTAACATCATGACAGGGATGGATGAAGCACTGTATTTAATGACCAGGGGGGGCGTCGTACCTTTGGGCATCTGTTTTAAAACAGTTTGGGAAACCGAGGTAATTTGTGTCTGGGCCTCTGCAATATCAGTACCGGGTTGAAAAAAAATCTTCACAATTCCACGCCCATAGTAAGAATTGCTTTCAATATGCTCAATATTATCAACCGTGGATGTCAAGGCCCGTTCATAATAGTAAACAATCCGCCCCGACATATCCTCTGGCATCAAACCTGTATAATTCCAGACAACAGCTACCACTGGAATTTTAATATCAGGAAATATATCCGTTGGTGTCCGGAATATAGCCAACACCCCAAAAACAAGAATTAAAATAGCCAGAACAACAAATGTATATGGACGCTTTAATGCCGTAATTACAATTGCATTCACCTTATTAAGATCCCATCCGTCTTTCTTTAATTAACCATATGATTTGCTCGTTCCTTGATAAAATGCTATTAAACTATCTTAAAACATACCCATCTCTCGTTAAAATAATCTTATCCATTCTGGTTATTCAGTTTCCTTTTCCCCAATTTTTTCCAGCGATTGAATAAGTTTTTGGGTTTTACGACGGGCATCAGTGACGGAAGTGGCCGTATTTTCTATATAACGGGTCAATTTTTCAAAAATCATGTCAATTTTTATCATTTCTTGTCTGGTCTTGCCCAATAAACTTGAAACAAATTCCGTTTTCTCACTCAATGCCAATGAAACATAACCGAGATGAATAGTCCGTAATAAAGGCGGCATTAAGGCGGGGGACATAATTAAAATATGATAAACTCTGCCGATTTCGTCGATAAGACCGGGAATTCGAGCGATTTCCGTATAAAGTCCATCAGTTGGAACATATAAAACAGCGAATTCAACCGTTTTTGGCGGTACAATATATTTTGAAGCGATCTTTTTCGCCTCCTGCTTGACACAACTTTCCAGAGCTTTACGGGCAG is a window encoding:
- a CDS encoding efflux transporter outer membrane subunit; translated protein: MIRSRKMRLNPMWNKKADKANIPYGYLLMACLVFLNGCDLAPHYKPVHYVLPENWHGTAPFHIAQPEDQIPKGAWWEIFHDPVLNQLESDLEKNNPDLQAAAETYMQSRAVLGEVRSNLYPQLNLEAGGGRYKQSHHRLFRSKTSHAPIEETNIQYQASVLWEADLWGKIRNEIRMQRNLVQAKAADYESAKLSLEGDLAGSYMLLRGYDAQNEVLSQSIQYYEAAVDITRMRQAGAISAGIDVSRAENQLAITKAQQTEIQARRDLTEHAIAVLVNQFPADFHIKSVKTNLNDYIPNIPVEFPSSLLQRRPDIASAERQMAAANRHIGISKAAFYPDITINAASGFQDKGFGLANMANSMWSAAIQGALPLFQGGLRRASLQKGWSVYRQTRDQYRSTVLDAFREVEDNLTLTQKMRLELEQNKEASEAALRTQGMAMSLYTGGLTTYLDVVTAQNAALAAQLAEVRSKIKLMQASVKLIIALGGGWDMKWLPEKNLTSFGVFQYEHLNLK
- a CDS encoding efflux RND transporter periplasmic adaptor subunit, whose product is MSNFSKKTKAIFLMIGICACIYAIFGIVERQHDVVKLTEQARKDSFPIVQCIQPQKGPAIRSLTLPGDVSAWYQAPIYAQVSGYVQHWYKDYGATVKAGELLATIDTPGLDAQYEAAKANLKVAQTRYQLAAVTAKRWQALSGTRAVSQQEVDVQVANAKVQKAEVDAAGHEVARYEALQAFKKIKSPFSGVVTSRLTDVGDFVNNNGDLSRQGKATELFTVSDIHKLRIFVDVPQDYASILKKGLKAELTTIQYPGKTFQADFLTSARAFNMASRTVTTELTVENASHILWPGTFVQVHFITPADPDILIIPEQALIFRSEGMQVAVVGNDHRVRMQKVKLGNNLGKSIQVLAGIKKTDWIVNNPSAGLLNGQQVKIVDSTPGYNDNFQNSESVTKKYDNDSFKKNAAESNVE
- a CDS encoding efflux RND transporter permease subunit, which translates into the protein MNAIVITALKRPYTFVVLAILILVFGVLAIFRTPTDIFPDIKIPVVAVVWNYTGLMPEDMSGRIVYYYERALTSTVDNIEHIESNSYYGRGIVKIFFQPGTDIAEAQTQITSVSQTVLKQMPKGTTPPLVIKYSASSIPVMMLKVSSKTITGSQLYDMASNLIRPALISVAGAALPSPYGGVSNYVQVDLNQARLLAYGLTATDVGNALGKQNIVLPAGDQKVGSIDFMVQTNASPRAVDEFNNIPIKKVGNATVFLRDVAWVHRGGPPQTNLVLVKGHKAILMVVMKTGDISTLQVVAGIKRLLPQVQKTLPPGVDVSILSDASVFVKDSVHDVVREMVTAAFLTSIVVILFLGSWRSTLIIATSIPLAILSALIGLEAMHQTINVMTLGGLALAVGILVDDATVMIENIDTHLEMGKPLYDAIVDAANQIVIPTFVSTLCICVVWFPLFQLTGVGGWLFMPMAEAIIFAMIASFILSRTFVPTMAYYLLRGQVENHGVNKKKETFFARFQHDFDQGFEKFRRYYRIFLHKILFVKKKFILIFLSFSFLSVGLLFFVGQDFFPEIKSGELDLHMRAPLGSRIEETGKISYLVNSEISDLLPGQVYEIVNNCGLPFSSINQAYVATPTIGSQDCDMTISLRNSESPVAAYRQILRHGLRKKFPGTDFAFTPGDITAKILNFGLPAPINVQIIGRNLAGNYEYAKHIAAKLKRIPGIADVRVQQTVSTPTLMINTRRDFALSTGLTEADIANNALATLSGSGQVAPTYWLDIKTGVSHLVNIQTPQSDLQNMNDLETIPVNGSERGEKKIKSQILGSLSRIDHTGSGGEISHYNIMPVFEIYASNEGRDLGAVSRDIKKVIKREKATIPRGSTIAIRGQATTMYNAYMQLLGGLALSILFVYLIIVVNFQSWLDPFIIITALPGALAGISWSLFISHNALSVPALTGAIMCMGTATANSILVVSFARERLAEHGDAVKAAVEAGYGRIRPVLMTASAMIIGMIPMSFSNTQNAPLGKAVMGGLTLATFATLLFVPCVFALVYNRHGRIKE